The Etheostoma spectabile mitochondrion, complete genome genome contains the following window.
CTAGAGCGGCAAAATAAGGGGAGGGATTAGAAGCTACTGCGACTAACCCTAACACTAACCCTAGTAAAAACAAAGACATAATATAGGTCATGATTCCTGCCAGGATTTTAACCAGGACTAATGGCTTGAAAAACCACCGTTGTTATTCAACTACAAGAACCTCTAATGGCAAGCCTCCGAAAAACCCACCCCCTACTAAAAATTGCAAACAATGCACTTGTTGATCTTCCTGCCCCCTCAAATATTTCGGTATGATGGAACTTTGGTTCCCTTCTGGGCCTTTGTTTAATCACCCAGATCCTTACCGGTCTGTTTCTAGCTATGCACTATACCGCGGACATCGCCACGGCCTTTTCGTCTGTCGCCCATATCTGCCGGGACGTGAACTACGGCTGACTTATTCGCAACCTCCATGCCAACGGAGCATCCTTTTTCTTTATCTGCATTTACCTTCACATTGGACGGGGCCTATACTATGGCTCCTACCTCTATAAAGAAACTTGAAACATTGGAGTAGTTCTTCTTCTATTAGTGATGATAACCGCTTTTGTTGGCTATGTTCTGCCCTGAGGACAAATGTCCTTCTGAGGCGCAACGGTAATTACGAACCTCTTGTCTGCAGTGCCTTATATTGGTAACACCCTCGTTCAGTGAATCTGAGGAGGCTTCTCCGTAGACAATGCCACCCTCACCCGCTTTTTCGCCTTCCATTTCCTTTTCCCCTTTGTGATTGCGGGTGCCACTCTCATTCACCTCCTTTTCCTCCATGAGACGGGCTCAAATAATCCCCTAGGACTAAATTCGGACGCTGACAAGGTGTCTTTCCACCCCTACTTCTCCTACAAGGACCTTCTGGGCTTTGCCGTACTTCTCATTGCTCTGACAACCTTAGCTCTCTTTTCCCCGAATCTCCTGGGCGATCCTGACAACTTTACCCCAGCAAACCCGCTCGTGACGCCACCCCACATTAAGCCTGAGTGATATTTCCTGTTTGCTTACGCAATTCTACGTTCCATCCCTAACAAACTGGGGGGAGTCTTGGCTCTCCTCGCCTCAATTCTCGTGCTAATATTGGTCCCTATTCTTCACACATCCAAACAGCGAGGAGTTACTTTCCGGCCCCTCTCCCAACTCCTTTTCTGGACATTGATTGCAGACGTTGCCATCCTCACTTGAATCGGAGGAATGCCAGTCGAACATCCCTTTATTATCATTGGCCAAGTCGCCTCTTTCCTCTACTTCTCCCTATTTCTTGTTCTCGCCCCACTGGCCGGATGAGCCGAGAATAAAGCCCTCGAATGAGCCTGCAGTGGTAGCTCAGCGCCAGAGCGCCGGTCTTGTAAACCGGCCGCCGGAGGTTAAAATCCTCCCCCCTGCTCAAAGAAAGGAGATTCTAACTCCCACCCCTAGCTCCCAAAGCTAGGATTCTAAGCTAAACTATTCTTTGCAAAAGTTTGCAGCGATTTCATTAGCACTTGAAAGCACTTATGCGCTTAAATACACGTATGTATAAACACCATACATTTATATTAACCATATAAGGGGCATTCAAGTACATATATGTAATTTCAACATATCTAGGTATAACACATTCATATATCACCATTACACTAAGGGTTACATAAAGCATATACTGATTTATCTAACAAATTATTAAATCTTGGACAGGCGAAATTTAAGATCGAACAAATATACTCATAAGTTAAGATATACGTTTACCCAACATCTCGTCATACCTCAAAATCTTAATGTAATAAGAGAGTAGCATCAGTTGATAGCTTGCTTCTATCGGTTATTGAAGGTGAGGGACAAGTATTCGTGGGGGTCGCACACGGTGAACTATTCCTGGCATTTGGTTCCTACTTCAGGGCCATTGATTGATGTTATCCCTCATACTTTCATCGACGCTTACATAAGTTAATGGTGGAGTACATACTCCTCGTTACCCCCCAAGCCGGGCGTTCTCTCCATCGCGCATTTGGTTTTTTTTTTCTATTTCCTTTCAACTTGCATTTCAGAGTGCACACGGGAATAACAGACAAGGGTGTACATTTTTCTTGCCGGCAGGCGCATAGTATGAGTGATGGAAAGATTTTATACAAAGAACCACATATTAGGATATCATGTGCATAAGTGGTGGTAATTTCTCCTAAC
Protein-coding sequences here:
- the CYTB gene encoding cytochrome b (TAA stop codon is completed by the addition of 3' A residues to the mRNA); its protein translation is MASLRKTHPLLKIANNALVDLPAPSNISVWWNFGSLLGLCLITQILTGLFLAMHYTADIATAFSSVAHICRDVNYGWLIRNLHANGASFFFICIYLHIGRGLYYGSYLYKETWNIGVVLLLLVMMTAFVGYVLPWGQMSFWGATVITNLLSAVPYIGNTLVQWIWGGFSVDNATLTRFFAFHFLFPFVIAGATLIHLLFLHETGSNNPLGLNSDADKVSFHPYFSYKDLLGFAVLLIALTTLALFSPNLLGDPDNFTPANPLVTPPHIKPEWYFLFAYAILRSIPNKLGGVLALLASILVLMLVPILHTSKQRGVTFRPLSQLLFWTLIADVAILTWIGGMPVEHPFIIIGQVASFLYFSLFLVLAPLAGWAENKALEWA